Within Desulfolithobacter dissulfuricans, the genomic segment GGTATACTGTCGAGCCCTTTACCTTTAAGCACAATAATACCGTCACAGGACAGCCACGGACACCAAAGCCCCCGGGTTCCCTCCCACTGACACACCACCCCTTTTTTCTTTTCCAGGAACCATACATGACCGTCGAGACCGTAAGCACGTTTCATCAGCTGGCGCTGAATGCATCCCTATTGAAAACCCTGGAAGATGTGGGCTACGAAACGCCCACCCCCATCCAGATCCAGACTATTCCCCTGCTCCTTGAAGGCCGAGACGTCCTCGGCCAGGCCCAGACCGGCACCGGCAAGACCGCTGCTTTTGCCCTGCCCATCCTTTCCAGGTTGAACCTCAGGCCAAAAGATCCCCAGGTGCTGGTCCTGACCCCCACCCGGGAGCTGGCCATCCAGGTGGCGGAGGCCTTTCAAAAATACGCCAGGAACCTGAAAGGATTCCGGGTGGTACCGATTTACGGTGGCCAGGACTACCGGGGCCAGATCCGTGCCCTGCAACGCGGCGTGCATGTGGTGGTGGGCACACCCGGCCGGGTGATGGATCATATGCGTCGTGGCACGTTAAAGCTGGGGAACCTCGGTGCATTGGTACTGGACGAAGCCGACGAGATGCTGCGCATGGGTTTTATCGACGACGTGGAGTGGATCCTGGACCAGACCCCGGCGGACAGGCAGATTGCCCTGTTTTCAGCCACCATGCCCCAGCAGATCCGTCGGATTGCCAAGAAACACCTGACCGACCACGCCGAGATCACCATCAAAGTCAAAACCTCGACCGCCGATACCATCCGCCAGCGGTACTGGCCGGTCAAGGGCATGGGCAAGATCGACGCCCTGACCAGGATCCTGGAAGCCGAACCTTTTGACGGGGTGCTCATCTTTGTCCGTACCAGAACAGCCACCGTGGAACTGGCAGAAAAACTGGAAGCGCGCGGCTACGCCGCCGCCCCGCTGAGCGGTGATATCGCCCAGAACCAGCGCGAACGCACGGTGAACATGCTGAAAAAAGGCACCCTGGATATTCTCGTGGCCACCGATGTGGCGGCCCGGGGCCTGGACGTGGAGCGGATCAGCCACGTGATCAACTTCGATATTCCCTACGATACCGAATCCTATGTCCACCGCATCGGCCGGACCGGGAGGGCCGGACGCCAGGGTGACGCCATCCTCTTTGTCACCTCGAGGGAGCGGAGGATGCTGCACGCCATCGAAAAGGCCACCCGCAAAAAAATTCAGGTCATGGAACTGCCGACAACCAAAATGGTAAACGACCAGCGAATCCTGCGCTTCAAACAGCGGATCAGCGAAACCCTGGCCAGCGAAGACCTGAGTTTCTTTTCACAACTGGTGGAAGAGTATCAAAAGGAACATGATGTCCCGTCCCGGAAAATCGCCGCGGCCCTGGCTCACCTGGTGCAGGGCGACACCCCCTTTCTCCTGCAGAGCAAACCGCGGCACAAGGCAAAAACCAGCCGGAATAAAGAAGAAGGGAGAACTCCCAGAAGCCGTGAGCCCATTACAAAGGATGAGGCCCCGCCCGAAAAGGGCATGGAACGGTACCGCATCGAAGTAGGCCATGCCCATCAGGTGCAGCCTGGCAACATTGTCGGCGCCATTGCCAACGAGGCCGGTCTCGACAGTCAGCACATCGGCCGGATCAATATCCAGGAAACCTTCACCCTGGTCGACCTGCCCGAAGGCATGCCCAGGGATATCTTCAGGATCTTGAAAAAAGTCTGGGTCTCGGGCCAGCAGTTAAAGATTTCCCGCCTGGGACAGAAGAAAAATACCGGAAAAGCGAATCATGTGAAAACGAGAGGAAAAGCGCGCCGAAGAGACAACACCATACCTAAAAGAAGCAACAGGAAAAAAATGGCAGAAAGTGAACTTTCTCCTTCATAACAGGAGGCCGCTGCAGATCCTCGGGATACCTGATGCTCCCAAACAACCGGATCTTCCATCAGTGATTCCTGCCTATGGCCGGGCCTGCCCATTGGCACACAGCTGAGCACCACAGAAGATGCCGAAAAAGGAGTTTGAAATGTTTGAGCGAAGCGAGTTTTCAAACTCCCGGCAGATTTGAGGAGCGCAAACCAGTCCGAAGGACCAAGGGACAAGGATGCCCTTTCTTTTGGTTCGTTTTCTTTGGGCAAGCAAAGAAAACGAACAGGGACAGGAGGTCAGATCAGCTTTTGACTTCTGCGTGAAAGCTCCGAGACGATATTTATCCCTTGGCTGCAATCGTGACTCCTGTTGCCATCATCACGCCTCCGGCAGAGCGATTCAGTCTTTTTACCGCCTTCTGGCTGGAAAATAATTGCCGGGCGCGACTGGCCATGTACGCATAGGTCATCAGCACAGCGCTCAACACGATGGTGACAACAGATCCGATCAGGAAGATATCAGGAAGTTCCAGAACAGAGAGGTCGATAAATGTTGGCAGGAAACCACAGTAAAACAAAACGACTTTTGGGTTGGACAGGGTGATCACAAGGCCGCTCAGGATGTTTCCTGGTCGTGAAGGCGAAGCGAGCAGTTGTTGCGATACTTTCTCCGGCGGCTTTGAAAACCAGATTTTCAGCCCGAGCCAGAAAAGATAGATACCGCCAGCGATTCGCACAAAAATGAAGAGCTGTTCCAGAGACCTGGCAACAATGGATAGCCCAAAGATCGCGAACAGCAGATAGATAATATCCCCGACAACGATCCCGAGAATCACCGCCAGGGCGGGTCGGAATCCAGAGGCAAGAGACCTGGCCACGGTGGCAAAAACACCGGGACCGGGACTGGCGGCAAGCACCATCATGGCGGCCGCAAAGCTCAGCAGGGAAAGGAAGGTCATTGTCCTGTCCTCGATACCTGGTGCTCAGCCAGCTATCCGGTATAATTCAGGAAACAGATCAGTTCAGGTTCTGACCACGACGGGACGGTCTGTCAGCTGGTCGAAGCGCTGCCAGAAATCCGGAAATGATTTTTTCACACAATCTTCGCCGGTTATCCGCACGCCGGGCACCCGCAGGCCGGCCACACCAAAGCACATGGCGATACGGTGGTCATGGTAGGTTTCTATTTCCGCCCCGTGCAGATCGCGGCCGCCATGGCCATGGATGATCATCCGGTCCGGCTCTTCCTCCACCTCGGCCCCCATCTTGCGCAGTTCGGTGACCATGGCACTGAGCCGGTCGCATTCCTTGATCCGCAGATGAGCAACGTTGTTGATCACCGTGGTGCCCTCGGCAAAGGCGGCCACCACGGCCAGAGTCGGGGCCACGTCAGGCATGTTGCCCATGTCCACCTCGATGCCTGACAGCTTCTGTTTTTCAGGGCCTTCCACGGTTATGCCGTCGCCGGACTTCGTCACCTCACACCCCATGCGGGCCAGGAGCGGGACCAGATGGGCATCACCCTGGAGGGAAGGCACCGGCACATTGGCCACCGTGACCCGGCCACCAGTCACAGCCGCAGCGGCCCAGAAGTAGGAGGCCCCGGAAGCATCCCCTTCAATCCGGTATTCCATGCCCTGATAACAGCCCTGCGGAATGCGGAAAAAGGTGAGTGAAGGTGCGGCCTCTACCCGGATACCAAAATCAGCCATCACCGCCAGAGTCATTTCCACATAGGGCCGGGACAGGACTTCTCCCTGTACCTCCAGCTCGGCCTGCTGCCGGGCATAAGGGGCGACGAGCAGCAGGGAAGAGAGATACTGGCTCGATCTTCCCTCGGGCAGCACGGTCCGGCCTCCGGCCAGCCCGGAACCATTGATGCTCAGTGGCGGGCAGCCGTTGTCCGCATCGCTTTCAATGTCCACATCCCAGCCCCGCAACGCCTCCATGAGCGGGGCAATGGGACGCTCGGCCATCCGTTCATCCCCGGTAATCCGAAAACGTCCCTGACCAAGCGCGGCAACCGAGGTGAGAAAACGGGTGGCTGTGCCATTATTGCCAAGAAAAATATCCTGCTCCGGTGCCTTGATGACGCCGCCACTCCCCTTTACGATCCATGTCCGGGGATCGGAGTCATCACAGGCTATGCCCATGGCCCGCAGGGCCGCCATGGTATAGGCGGTATCCTCGCTGGCCAGCGGCCCGACCAGTCTGGAGGTTCCCCTGGCCAGTGCCGCGGCAATCAGGGCCCGCTGGGTCAGGCTCTTGGAGCCCGGAACTTCAACAGTAGCATCAATGACATCAACAGGCTGTATTTCAATCATGTTTTCTTTTTTTCCTTAAGCATAACTCTTCTTCCAGGGCCCGGCGCATGACATCAAGGGGTGGCTGGATCCCGGTCCAGATACGAAACTGGGCCGCGCCCTGGTACAGCAGCATGGCCAGGCCATCGATGGTCTGGCAGCCGACTGCTGCCGCTTCCCGCAACAACCGGGTCTGCAATGGCGCATAGACAATATCCATCACCACCTTAAAGTGACCAAGCAGTCCCGGATCAAGGGGAATGGCCTCAACATCCGGCTCCATCCCGACAGAGGTGGTATTGACCAGGGCATCGGCCCGGACCGCATCAACTTCGGCAAAAGGCACAAAAGAAGCATCAAGCCAGCTGGCCAGCTCCCGGCCGCGCTGCTCGGTTCTATTGGTAATGATGACCGCAGCCCCGGCCTCTCGCAAACCAAATCCCACGGCCTTGGCTGCTCCCCCGGCTCCGATGACGAGGACTTTGGAGCCAGCCAGGCGCATCTTTTCGGCAAGAGCCATGTTGGACCCCACCCAGTCCGTGTTGAATCCCCGGACAATAATTTCTTCTGTCTCTTCTTTCTTCCTCAGCAGCAGGGTATTGACCGCGCCGATCCGGCTGGCCACGGGATCGATCTCATCAAGGGCCGCAAGGATAGTCTCCTTGTGGGGCACGGTGACCGAGACCCCGATAAAACCAAGCGTCCGCAGAGCGGCCACACCCTCACGGGGATCGGCAACCTCCATGGGAACGTAGACCCGGTTCATCTCCAGGGCTGCAAACGCCGCATTATGCATGGCCGGGCTGAGTGAATGGCGCACCGGATTACCGATGATCCCGTGCAGGAGTGTCTTGCCGTCAATCTGCATTGGTATCCTCAAAAAGTTGCGTCATGGCGTGGAGCTGCCGCACGGTAAGCTGTCCCGGAGCTGTGGCCTGGGCTGCATCGAGCGCCCCGTAGGTCATGTACCCACCGAGATAGAGAGTAGCGAAGCGGCTTATGCGGCCGGGCGCGCCCATACAGAAACAGGATAGCGGAAAACCATCAGCCATGGCTTGTTCCTGAAGCGCCAGGACCCGCAGCACATCCGCTTCGCTTTTCGCCGTGGTCACGATCTTGCCTACATGGCAGCCACTTTCCATCATTTGCGCGAGCAGTGCATCCAGGCTCTCCCGGGATGGGGTTCCGGTAAAATCATGCCAGGAAATAATAACCTTTGTCCCGGACTCCACGGCAGCCGACAGCAGTGACCGGCGCAGCGCCCCGTCGGCCCGCAGTTCCAGATCCACCCAGGCGGCCCGGGCACGGATTGCGGTCAGCAGGGGCGCGACCCGTTCCTCCTCCGTACCGCCAAACTGCCCGCCTTCCCAGATGGGTCTGTTGGTAAAAAGCAGTGGTTTTCGGATCAGGGCGCAGCATTTTTCCACTTCAGGATTGGTCATGGCGTCCAGCCGGACCTCGACAACGTCCACCAGGTCCAGCACGGGCTGCACAGCGCTGGCAATCGCCGCCGCATCTGCCCCGGCCAGGGAAACACAGATCTTACCCCGCTTTTCCATCACTCCTTCCCTGTCTGCAGACCGCCGATGATTTCCCGTACCGAAAGATGACCGTGCCTTGCGAGATACTCTGTGATCCCATCAATAATCTCTTCGGCAGCAGAGGGCTGATAAAAATTGGCTGTACCCACCTGCACAGCAGTGGCCCCGGCGAGCAGAAACTCGATGGCGTCGTCCGCCGTGGTGATACCGCCGATGCCGATGACAGGTATCCGTACGCTGGAAGCAACCTGGTAGACCATGCGCAGAGCCACCGGCTTGATCGCCGGTCCGGAGAGACCACCGATCACATTGGCCAGCGCCGGCCGGCGGGACTCGATATCAATGGCCATGCCGATCAGGGTGTTTATAAGCGACACCGCGTCCGCCCCGGCCTCTTCCACGGCCCGGGCCATCTGCACGATGTCGGTCACGTTGGGGGACAGCTTGACGATCACCATCACGTCCGATTCGGCCTTGACCGCCTCGGTAACCGACGCGGCCATTTCCGGGACCGTGCCAAAGGCCACCCCACCCCTTTTCACATTGGGGCACGAGATGTTGACCTCCAGTCCACTGATACCTTCGACTCCGGCCAGCCGGCCAGCCAGCCGGGCATATTCATCCACGCTGTCACCCAGGATATTGACGATGATCCTGGCCCCGGTCTCGCGCAGCCAGGGAAGCTTTTCGCCAACAAAGCGTTCCACCCCGACATTTTCCAGGCCAATGGCATTGAGCATGCCGCAAGCTGTCTCGACGATCCGGGGGGGCGGATTGCCGGGACGTGGTTCCAGGGAAATGCCCTTGACCACAATGCCGCCAAGCCGGTGCAGATCCACCAGATGAGCGAATTCCCGGCCATAACCAAAGGTACCAGAGGCCGTGAGTACAGGATTTGGCAACCTCAAGTCGCCGATCCGCACCCGCAGATCCATATCATTTTTCGCGCTTACAGGGTCCATGCCACCTTTTCCGCCGGGAACACCGGTCCATCCTTGCACACATGCATATACGCGCCATCACCGCCCATCATCGTACAGCCCAGACAGGCCCCGAGACCACAGGCCATGTGGGTCTCCAGCGACACCTCACAGGCCACGCCCCTTTCCAGACATTTCATGGCCGCAATCCGCATCATGGGAAACGGGCCACAGACATACACCCTTCTGACCCTGGCCAGGAGATCATCGAGCAGTTCGGTGACAAAACCGTGATGGCCGTAACTGCCATCATCGGTGGCACTGTGTACCGGACATCCCAGGCGGAGAAACTCCTGTTCCAGGGGGAGCAGTTCCGAACCGGTCCGGGCGCCGAGCAGCACGGTGGACTCGGGATGCCGGCTGATCTGCAGAAGTCGCTTGGCGAGGAAATAGAGCGGGGCAATGCCCATACCACCGCCGACGAGACAGAACGGCTCATCCCGCTCGAGGGTAAAACCGCGGCCCAGCGGCCCGACCATGTCCAGATAATCGCCGGTCCGCATCCCGGCCAGCAACCGTGTACCCTGGCCCACCACCTTGAAAAGGAGCTGCACGGTCCCGTCCGAGGACACCTGATGGATGGAAAGCGGCCGCCGGAGCAGGGGATCAAAGGTCGGGCTGACGCGGACCATGACAAACTGACCGGGAAAGGCCTGGCCGGCAATCCGGGGGGCATGCAGGGTCAGCCGGTGGATAACCGGTGTCAGCGATTCAATGCGGACAATACGGGATTTTTCCTGGAACTCAGACATAAAGCGGGCTACAAAGTAGAGAGTATCGGTACGACAGAGTTGAGCTCTTCACCCATCTCTCCCGCCGGGTTGTATCATCCTCTTGCGCAGGGCCGGAAAGTGCAGGGCTGAACACTCCAGACATAATCCCATTTCATGGACATGCACCTATGACAGACACCCTGTTGCTCTTTTTCGTCTTCCTCTTCGGCAGCGTGGTGGGGTCATTTTTAAACGTCGTCATCCTCAGACTTCCGGAGGACGACGCCTCCATCGCCTTTCCACCCTCCCACTGCCCACGGTGCAAGACCCCTATCTGCTGGTACGATAATATACCCGTTGTCAGCTACCTTGTCCTGCGGGGAAAATGCAGGCGCTGCGGTCAGCGGATCTCCCTGCAGTATCCCCTGGTGGAACTGTGCATGGGGCTGCTCTCCATGGCGCTTTTCCACAGGTTTGGGCCGGGCTTTGATTTCGCCTATTATTTCGTTTTTCTGGCTGCCCTGCTGGTGATCATCTTCATCGACATCCACCACCAGATCATACCGGACGTGATCAGCCTGCCCGGCATCATCCTTGGTTTCTGCGGCTCCTTTTTCGCCGATAACGTGAGCTGGACCCAATCCGGGCTCGGCATTCTCCTCGGCGGCGGCCTGCTGTACGGGGTGGCCCTTGGCTACTACCTGCTGACCCGGAGAGAGGGCATGGGCGGCGGCGACATAAAGCTCCTGGCCATGATCGGCGCCTTCCTGGGCTGGCAGAGTCTCTTAAGTGTGGTCTTTATCAGCTCGTTCACCGGCTCCATAATCGGCATCGCAGCCATGGTAAGGCAGGGCAAGGGAGGACAGACCAGGATTCCTTTCGGGCCCTTTCTGGCCGTGGCCGCCATGACCTACCTCTTTTTCAACCAGGAGATTCTCCTGCTCTGGAAGCGCTACCTGGGTGCGGTCTCCGGCAGCTGACGATCAGTCGACCTCAAAATGCAGGGCCGAGAGATCTTCATTGTTCTCGAGGGCAGCACCAAGACGGTCGCCACAGGAGCGGGCCTGGGCCAGCTGATCGCGGGTATGGCCGTATTTTCGATAATATCTCGACATCCAGGAGTTGCGTTCCGGGGTCCGGCCGGCAAGCTTGAGAAACACGCCCAGCGTCCGCCAGGGTTCGGGGTTGGGGTGGGTGAAGACGATCCGGTTGACCACGTTGGCACGGCATTTTTTCAGAAGCGCCTTCAGCCCCCACCAGTGCATGCGCCAGTATCCCCGGCAGGAAATCAGCGGCAGCACCTTTTTGTTGGAGAATAGTTTCTTCCCATCCCGGTCAAACAGGGCCAGCACCGGTCCTGATGGATTATAGGACCAGGTAGGCCCTGCGAGGATAATCAGGTCATAGTCAGCAAAGGCCTGCTCACTTAAGGGGTGAATGGGTACCCGCTTGCGGAAAAAGGTGAGCAGCATGAGCCAAATGGTCCGGGGAATCGTGCCGATGGGAAAACGCAGCTTGGTAACCGGACGAAGTCGTTCCCTGGCAATCAAAACATTATGGTCTTCCAGTCCGTCGCTCAGCGCCTGAAGAAGATTCTTGGTCTGGCTGGAAAAGGAAAAGTAGAGTAGCAGGACTTTTTTTGCCTGTCCCTGCGAAGTATCCATATGCTCGAACGCCTGTATCTGGAAAATTGAGTACCTGGTCCGAAACAGGGTCAGACACCCTGCACGAAAAACAGTCTGTTGCACACAGCGGTTTATAGCATAACCTGAGGACAAAAAAAAGCCCCTGATCCAGTAACGGGATCAGGGGCCTGAGGTCTGTATGAAGCAGCGCCGGTCAGGCTTCGATTTCGTGCTCGACCCCTACGGCAATTTTGTAGAGAATGGTGAGGACAAAGAAGCCCATGGCCCACACGCCGATGGTGATGAAGATCTCATTGGCAGTGGGATAGTACTCGGTGATCTCCTCCAGCGGAGTCGGCACAAAGCCACCGAGGACAAAGCCGATACCCTTATCCAGCCAAAGGGAGACAAAGAGCATCACGCAACCGAGCCCGAGGAGGAATTCGTTTTTCTTCCGGGAATAGGGGATCGCCAGCAAGGCAACACCTGCTATGCCAAGGGCCACAAATGCCCACATGAACGGTACCAGGTTGTTGTACACATGGCCATTATGTTCCAGGCCAAAGAACAGGTACTGCAGCGTATGCTTGTGGCCGGGGATGTTGGAGTAGTAGCCGACAAAGAACTCCAGGATAACAAAGAAGGCATTGGTCAGTGCGGCATAGATGATGATGGTCACCATCTTGTCAATGGCCTTCTTGCCGGCATCGAAATTGGCCACCCTTTTGAGAATCAGGGCCGCGACGACGATCAGGGCCGGACCAGCGGCGAAGGCCGAGGCCAGGAACCGCGGGGCGATGATGGCGGAGAGCCAGAAATGCCGTCCAGGCAGACCGCAGTAGAGCATGGCCGTGACCGTATGGATCGAGATGGCGAACGGAATCGAGATGTAGACAAAGATGTAGATCCATTTCGGCGGCGGTACCTGTTTCCGCTCAGCGGTGAGGATCACCCAGCCGCAGAGGATGTTGAGGAACAGATAGCCGTTCAGAACGATCATATCATAGAACAGCATGGATCGGGGCTGGGCATGCAGGATGACGTTGAGCATCCGCATGGGCTGACCAAGGTCCGCAACAATGAAGGTCAGACACATGAGCAGAGCGGCAATGGCAAGGAATTCACCAAGGATGGTGATCCGGCCAAAAGCCTTGAAGTTATGCACGTAGTAGGGCAGCACCAGCATCACACCTCCGGCTGCCACACCGACCAGAAAGGTAAACTGGGAGATATAGAGTCCCCAGGATACATCCCTGCTCATACCGGTCAGACCAAGACCGTAGTTGAACTGGCGTACGTAGCAGAACGCACCGATGGCCATCAGGGATCCCAGAAAGGCCAGCCAGATCCAGTAGTAGTTGTTTCCTTTTAGCGCTTTTTCAAACATGGCGACCTCATACAATATAAAAGACTGATGGATGTGTGCCCAGTGAAGGCTTACGCTGAATGGTATAGTTGGCTTTCAAAACCTGCCTGATCTCGGAATCGGGATCGTTGAGGTTCCCGAAAATCATGGCCTTGGTGTCTCCGCAGGCCTCGACACAGGCCGGCTGTTTACCAAGGGCAACCCGTTCAGCGCAAAGATTGCATTTCTCTACAACACCGCGCATCCGGGAAGGAAATTCCCGGTTGTAGTTTTCAATATAATCCCGGGGATTGCGCCAGTTGAAGCTCCGGGCGCCGTAGGGGCAGGCTGCCATGCAGAACCGGCAGCCGATACAGCGATGGTAGTCCATGGCCACGATGCCATCCTTGTTTTTGAAGGTGGCCCTGGTCGGACAGGCCTTTACGCAAGGCGGATTGTCACAGTGGTTGCACATGACCAGAACCTCGTGATCAAGGAGCTCCTTGTTCTTGAAATAGTGGCTGTGCTCTGGAAATACGTTCTCGTATTCCATCAGCCAGATCCACTTGATCTCATCTTTCTTGTCAGGAAAGTTGGGAACGTTGTGGATGGAATGACAGGTATGGACGACCTTTTCGGCCAGCCCGGGATGCTCCCGGAACTTGCGCATGTCAATGACCATACCCCAACGATTACCGGACTTTGCAACCTCCCCGGTTGCACCGTGGCCACCGGCTTCAGCCTTGGGCGCCCCATGACCGGCCTCCTGCGCTGCAGAATCGACCACATGAGCTGCCCGGGCCTGAACAGGGCTTGAACCGGATACCAGCCGGCCGGCGACCGTTGCCCCTCCCAGTCCCGCCAGGGTGGAAACTCCGGCGATCTTGAGGAAATCTCTTCTTTTCTTATCCATCAGTATATATCCTCCTTCGCTGCTCACTCAACAGGAGCTAAATGGCAATCCCAGCAATATGGAGTTACAGACGCATAGGTATGACAGGTGTCACAGAACTTCTTCTTGCTCGTATGACACTGCATACAGGTATTCATCAGACTCTTTTGATACTGCCTGTCACCGATCTTGACATTGAACGAACGATCGCCGGTCCGCAACACTTCGTCACGCCACTCGTTGAGGAGCTGCATATGCTCAGCTCGCATAAAGTCTGCCGGACGAACACATTCCTTGGCATCCTTGGGCAACTCCGGCTTCGGTACCGCCCCGGCATCGCCGTGGTTGTACCAGATGGGAAACGTGATAAACAGGACGAAGATAATCAGTCCCGGAATTATTTTACCACTGTCGTACATCGTCTCTCCTCCACTCAGGCCAGGGAATTAAACCAAAGTCCGAAGACCCTCGGTCAGTTCTTGTCTGTTTTCGCCTTCTATTACCAGGGCGTTACCTACCAGCTCGCTGACACCGCAGACTTCGACCTCGGGATTCCAGTATCCCATCAGGGTGGTCAGGGTGGCGCGATCGATGGCGCATACACAGGCCAGCATGTTCACGTCATGCTTCTCGCGGACATATTTCACCGCGTTGGCCCGCGGCAGTCCAGCCCGCATGCGAAGCTCCATGATCTCATCGGTATTGAGACCGGTACCGGAGCCGCAGCAGAAGGTCTTTTCGCGGATACAGTTCTCCGGCATCTCATAGAACTTGTTGACCACGTTTTTGAGCACATAGCGCGGCTCTTCCAGAAGTCCCATGGCCCGGGCCGGGTTGCAGGAATCGTGGAAAGTGCAGGTCAGGTGGTCATTCCGGCTCGGATCAAGCTTGATCTTGTTGTGATAAATCAGGTCCGCGGTAAATTCGCTGATGTGGACCATCTTTGTGGACCGGGCATTCTCAAAGACCGTTCCGGTTATCGGAGATTTCGGCACTTCAAGAAAATCTGCCGGCCCGTTCATGGTGTCCATGTACTGGTGAACCACCCGCCACATGTGACCGCACTCACCGCCGAGAATCCACTTGACACCGAGCCGCTTGGCCTCGGCGTACATCTTTGCGTTGAGCTTTTTCATGGTCTCGTTGTTGGTGAAGAGACCGAAGTTACCGCCTTCCGAGGCATAGGTGGACCAGGTATAGTCCAACCCGATGGCCTCGAAGAGCAGGAGATAGCCCATGCAGGTAAAGAGTCCCGGCTCGGCGAACACGTCGGCTGACGGGGTAATGAACAGGACTTCGGCGCCCTTGCGGTTGAAGGTGGGATTCACCTTGACGCCGGTGAGGTTTTCGATGTCCTCGCAGAGGAACTCGACGTTACCGACAAAAGCCTGGGGTGTAAGTCCCATGTGGTTACCGGTCCGGTTGGAGTTGGAGACCGGCTCCAGGATCCAGTTGATGCCCACCCCAACCAGATGCAGCAGTTCCCTGAGCATCATGGTGATCTCGGCGGTGTCGATGCCGTAAGGGCAGAAGACTGAACAGCGGCGGCACTCGGTGCACTGGTAGGCGTACATGAACCATTCCTTGAGCACCCCGAAGGTCATCTCCCGTCCGCCGGCCATCTTGCCAAGAATCTTACCGGCCAGGGTGAAGTCGTTGCGGTAGACCGACCGGAGCAGCTCGGCCCGCAGGACCGGCATGTTTTTGGGATCTCCGGTTCCGAGGAAGAAATGACACTTGTCGGCACAGGCACCGCAGCGTACACAGCAGTCCATGAAAATCTTCAGACTGCGGAACTTGTCGAGCCGTTCCTTCAATCCTTCCAGGATGATCTCCTGCCAGTTATCGGGCAGTTTCCAGTCGTCATCTTCCGGGTTCCACTCGCGGGCATTCGGGAAGTAGAGCCCCTGCTGGGAGTTCAGATACTCGACCTTCTCCTTCTTGGCCACATAGGCATAATTACCCGGTTTGAAGACCGCCTCTATCTCCCACCACGGTTTCCGGGGGACGGAGCCTGTCATGAGAGAGGGCCCCTCTACCACGCTCCTTGCTAACTTATCTACACTTACAACTGCCATTGCTCTATCCTTATCTTTAATGAAG encodes:
- a CDS encoding prepilin peptidase, coding for MTDTLLLFFVFLFGSVVGSFLNVVILRLPEDDASIAFPPSHCPRCKTPICWYDNIPVVSYLVLRGKCRRCGQRISLQYPLVELCMGLLSMALFHRFGPGFDFAYYFVFLAALLVIIFIDIHHQIIPDVISLPGIILGFCGSFFADNVSWTQSGLGILLGGGLLYGVALGYYLLTRREGMGGGDIKLLAMIGAFLGWQSLLSVVFISSFTGSIIGIAAMVRQGKGGQTRIPFGPFLAVAAMTYLFFNQEILLLWKRYLGAVSGS
- the dsrP gene encoding sulfate reduction electron transfer complex DsrMKJOP subunit DsrP, whose amino-acid sequence is MFEKALKGNNYYWIWLAFLGSLMAIGAFCYVRQFNYGLGLTGMSRDVSWGLYISQFTFLVGVAAGGVMLVLPYYVHNFKAFGRITILGEFLAIAALLMCLTFIVADLGQPMRMLNVILHAQPRSMLFYDMIVLNGYLFLNILCGWVILTAERKQVPPPKWIYIFVYISIPFAISIHTVTAMLYCGLPGRHFWLSAIIAPRFLASAFAAGPALIVVAALILKRVANFDAGKKAIDKMVTIIIYAALTNAFFVILEFFVGYYSNIPGHKHTLQYLFFGLEHNGHVYNNLVPFMWAFVALGIAGVALLAIPYSRKKNEFLLGLGCVMLFVSLWLDKGIGFVLGGFVPTPLEEITEYYPTANEIFITIGVWAMGFFVLTILYKIAVGVEHEIEA
- the dsrO gene encoding sulfate reduction electron transfer complex DsrMKJOP subunit DsrO; translation: MDKKRRDFLKIAGVSTLAGLGGATVAGRLVSGSSPVQARAAHVVDSAAQEAGHGAPKAEAGGHGATGEVAKSGNRWGMVIDMRKFREHPGLAEKVVHTCHSIHNVPNFPDKKDEIKWIWLMEYENVFPEHSHYFKNKELLDHEVLVMCNHCDNPPCVKACPTRATFKNKDGIVAMDYHRCIGCRFCMAACPYGARSFNWRNPRDYIENYNREFPSRMRGVVEKCNLCAERVALGKQPACVEACGDTKAMIFGNLNDPDSEIRQVLKANYTIQRKPSLGTHPSVFYIV
- the dsrJ gene encoding sulfate reduction electron transfer complex DsrMKJOP subunit DsrJ, translated to MYDSGKIIPGLIIFVLFITFPIWYNHGDAGAVPKPELPKDAKECVRPADFMRAEHMQLLNEWRDEVLRTGDRSFNVKIGDRQYQKSLMNTCMQCHTSKKKFCDTCHTYASVTPYCWDCHLAPVE
- a CDS encoding flavodoxin family protein — translated: MDTSQGQAKKVLLLYFSFSSQTKNLLQALSDGLEDHNVLIARERLRPVTKLRFPIGTIPRTIWLMLLTFFRKRVPIHPLSEQAFADYDLIILAGPTWSYNPSGPVLALFDRDGKKLFSNKKVLPLISCRGYWRMHWWGLKALLKKCRANVVNRIVFTHPNPEPWRTLGVFLKLAGRTPERNSWMSRYYRKYGHTRDQLAQARSCGDRLGAALENNEDLSALHFEVD
- the dsrK gene encoding sulfate reduction electron transfer complex DsrMKJOP subunit DsrK: MTGSVPRKPWWEIEAVFKPGNYAYVAKKEKVEYLNSQQGLYFPNAREWNPEDDDWKLPDNWQEIILEGLKERLDKFRSLKIFMDCCVRCGACADKCHFFLGTGDPKNMPVLRAELLRSVYRNDFTLAGKILGKMAGGREMTFGVLKEWFMYAYQCTECRRCSVFCPYGIDTAEITMMLRELLHLVGVGINWILEPVSNSNRTGNHMGLTPQAFVGNVEFLCEDIENLTGVKVNPTFNRKGAEVLFITPSADVFAEPGLFTCMGYLLLFEAIGLDYTWSTYASEGGNFGLFTNNETMKKLNAKMYAEAKRLGVKWILGGECGHMWRVVHQYMDTMNGPADFLEVPKSPITGTVFENARSTKMVHISEFTADLIYHNKIKLDPSRNDHLTCTFHDSCNPARAMGLLEEPRYVLKNVVNKFYEMPENCIREKTFCCGSGTGLNTDEIMELRMRAGLPRANAVKYVREKHDVNMLACVCAIDRATLTTLMGYWNPEVEVCGVSELVGNALVIEGENRQELTEGLRTLV